In Cotesia glomerata isolate CgM1 linkage group LG1, MPM_Cglom_v2.3, whole genome shotgun sequence, one genomic interval encodes:
- the LOC123270374 gene encoding uncharacterized protein LOC123270374 translates to MSDNNSDIEGPTQYVVVCFLPRRGSGYDEIDLVPYSWLDTIDEKVYCYYPNTKKDLKKREKYLKKNSLPKKSWILCEVEIISCSDTLEKGKRHLLRAETTINVNTDDPGRAISPTVQQLSSAGISRELDDIEGIDSVLSRNDPKSIVTEKNRPKKSSRKKDLASGTSQVASGTSQVLNDYLNDTDSVSSSLFENSNFSRAALSNKSEKLKNGSKRLPEINADMTYDGACSNCGLSKEYIELKFTEISKKLDKMKFSLLYEIQKQGGNIKTQVIMNSASSKAPNKTLSEAREIYIEIFPFDNLESFKKFDDKLDNENEKSNLKNLFEVLTYGEKDVNTCIRKTLSEVITPEVQQFYSGAGRMIRDEGKLNFSATKTYVCLSDIIQKKFGDSDQTKNLRSSVGSFLANFGDRDGSKRKRA, encoded by the exons aTGAGTGATAATAATTCCGACATCGAAGGACCAACTCAATATGTAGTTGTGTGTTTTTTACCACGACGAGGTTCTGGTTACGATGAGATTGATTTGGTCCCCTATTCATGGCTTGACACCATTGATGAAAAAGTATACTGCTATTATCCGAAtacaaaaaaagatttaaaaaaaagagagaaatatttgaagaaaaattctcTACCAAAGAAAAGCTGGATACTTTGTGAAGTCGAAATAATCTCTTGTTCTG atACTTTAGAAAAAGGAAAACGGCACTTACTACGTGCCGAAACCACGATAAATGTCAACACTGACGACCCAGGACGAGCTATTTCCCCGACTGTTCAACAACTCTCATCTGCAGGTATAAGTCGAGAATTAGATGATATAGAGGGTATTGATTCAGTTTTATCAAGAAATGATCCAAAGAGTAttgttactgaaaaaaatcgacccaaaaaatcatcaagaaaaaaag ATCTAGCCAGTGGTACATCTCAGGTAGCCAGTGGTACATCTCAGGTTTTGAACGACTATCTTAATGATACTGACTCAGTGTCTTCGTCGTTATttgaaaatagtaatttttctcGAGCTGCTCTCAGTAACAAGTCAGAAAAACTTAAAA ATGGGTCTAAAAGATTACCTGAGATAAATGCAGACATGACATACGACGGTGCTTGTAGCAATTGTG GTTTATCTAAAGaatatattgaattaaaattcactgaaatatcgaaaaagctaGATAAAATGAAGTTCAGTCTTCTATATGAAATACAGAAGCAAGGCGGCAATATAAAAACACAAGTTATCATGAATTCTGCATCAAGTAAGGCTCCTAACAAGACATTGAGTGAAGCCAGAGAAATTTATATAGAAATATTTCCTTTTGATAACCTTGAAAGCTTTAAGAAATTTGATGATAAATTagataatgaaaatgaaaagagtaatttaaaaaacttatttgaaGTATTAACTTATGGTGAGAAAGATGTTAATACTTGCATTCGAAAGACACTGTCTGAAGTTATTACTCCAGAAGTTCAACAGTTCTACTCTGGAGCTGGTCGTATGATTCGTGATGAGGGCAAACTAAATTTTAGTGCAACTAAAACATATGTTTGTTTATCag atattatacaaaaaaaattcggtGACTCggaccaaactaaaaatttgagATCGAGCGTTGGGTCATTTTTGGCAAACTTTGGGGACAGAGATGGCAGTAAGCGAAAACGGGCGtaa